A genomic window from Silene latifolia isolate original U9 population chromosome Y, ASM4854445v1, whole genome shotgun sequence includes:
- the LOC141630403 gene encoding uncharacterized protein LOC141630403: METLCRNFLWDGGTEFMRSPLVSWDKVCKPVKEGGLGLKNNAHSNKAAIAKFVWWITSKSDHLWVKWVNIYYQQQQLSNQKGHEYSIFKGYECLREKGAIVPWHGCVWNKWNIPKHSLMAWMYYHNSLNTNEKLKRLGIAEDDTCYLCGIECESQDHLFFNCCYSKKILENVEQQIKVKLSTQNILAWLQQKKGTIKKQGIVTAIVTACLYQIWRQRNQSKFELHLTKPEIVARQMMGDLRIRIQ, translated from the exons ATGGAAACCTTATGTAGGAATTTCCTATGGGATGGGGGGACTGAATTCATGAGATCCCCTCTAGTCTCATGGGACAAGGTCTGTAAACCTGTTAAGGAAGGAGGCTTAGGTTTAAAAAATAATGCACACTCGAATAAGGCAGCCATTGCAAAATTTGTTTGGTGGATCACCTCCAAGTCTGACCATCTTTGGGTCAAGTGGGTTAACA TTTACTATCAGCAGCAACAATTGTCTAATCAGAAAGGTCACGAATACTCAATCTTTAAAGGCTATGAATGCCTAAGGGAAAAGGGGGCAATTGTCCCGTGGCATGGGTGCGTCTGGAATAAATGGAACATACCTAAGCACAGTCTTATGGCATGGATGTACTATCACAACAGTTTGAATACAAATGAAAAATTAAAAAGATTAGGCATAGCAGAAGATGATACTTGCTACCTGTGTGGTATTGAGTGTGAATCTCAGGATCACTTATTCTTCAACTGTTGCTACAGCAAGAAGATTTTGGAAAATGTTGAGCAGCAGATCAAAGTAAAGCTTTCAACCCAGAATATTCTAGCCTGGCTTCAGCAAAAAAAGGGGACGATTAAGAAGCAAGGAATAGTCACCGCCATTGTAACAGCTTGTCTTTATCAGATTTGGAGACAGCGGAATCAAAGCAAATTCGAACTTCATCTCACCAAACCTGAAATTGTTGCTAGACAGATGATGGGTGATCTCAGGATCAGAATACAATGA